The genomic stretch CGATCACGAAATTGAACTGTACTGAGCAACACAGCCTCGTGTAAAAAGAGAGCTTATATTGCtagtagtgctgagcaattagtgctttttgaggtcggttcgatttaggtttcaattatttatttatttatttattaattaaatgcgctatgcattatgtgggttgaatgctgtaacaacacagaataaaacaattaataaaagtcccatgatggtagctgtcacgacttccgcccaggctgcctcccctccttgttcgggtaggtttcggcgttcgtcgtcaccggcttactagctactgccgatcccattctcatcactccacttgtcatgtcttgtcttgtcaatcacacacacctggtgctcattcccctaattagtatgtgtataagtgttccctctgtttactcacgtcttccggcactacggggtaccagaggatatagtgtccaaccgaggtccccagttcacgtctagagtctggagaggagaggacccgatctatcgagaccagctcgtcaaccggatccagccacctacaccccagcccctggagggatccagatatcccggccaccggcgtttgatgggacggcagcgcgatgtaagcgatttctgctccaactagagctgtatttctccagcatcaggctggGAGAAGGTAtctgtcctcgtttcctgcctttgtgggagagccctggagtgggccaacgcggtgtggaaggagggaggtgcctcgttggaggactacggggagtttgctcaccTCTTTCGGGCCAttttcgatcacccgcctgagggtcaagaggcgggcgaacgactggtccatctgaggcaggggacaaggACCGCACAgtactacgcgctggagttccgaatgctggcagcggggtccgggtggaacgagcgggtcCTGATCGTCCATTTCCGGTgacacctaagggaggacgtccgatggGAGCTAGCTTGCCGTGATTCCATTTGtcattgccaaggtggaatatttcccttgtgataatTTTGTTTTGACGCTgcgtgcgttttatttatgtaaacggtataaactctggacttcggtgttttacctcctacgcctgactccttcattcacacctcgtcacagtagcgactgcccattactgcttatcattTATTAACCATAatctattcacattactttactttaataaaatatttaagttgTTGTGTATGttacatatattatattatatgtgtATATTATATTGCTAACAATgactgacaaaatcactattttagtagttcttcaaagtaaataaggcatacttttatgactgctgaataccaactgtcagtcacttagatcatgtattttctcCTCTCCATCGCGCATTCTTTTGTCTCTTTTACGTAGCAGGCGTAAACTAAACACAGACAAGTCGGCACGCAATGGAtaatggtcattgtagttaattaccacattttctgcgctaaactaagtagaatattggcctgttggaaactacaactccctactacatcgcacagttcgggcttgatctgatttctCAACAAAAACTGCgcaatgtgcgcattgagctcacagaaaaaacccGGTAAGGACGtgggacgtgggagcagatcttggacgggcaggggtcctggacctgggaggaaatccaggccgggatggatcgccgtccatggaaggagacggtagaggcgcgacggagagaggagcaacggcgtcaacagggtcgtcgtcggacggacgagaggcaaccccagaaattttttaggggggggcacacggcatgggcgacggggcagcaggaggcagctacagggcgtattgggaggttaggtgaggaggccaccaggttaagggggctattggcccagagggagcaggagttagtggtgcagagggtggagctactggaggcgataagggagaaggtgagaatagaggcacagcgagaggaactgggtaggcagctgagggagcggagggttatgacgaaacccagtcccgctcctcacaccaagcaagtggtgtgcgtcaccagtccggtctggcccgttcctgctccccgcactaagttaatggtgcgcgtcgccagtccggcccggcctgttcctgcccctcgcaccaagcctacggtgcgcgtcgccagcccggcccggcctgttcctgctccccgcaccaagcctacggtgcgcgtcgccagcccggcccagcctgttcctgccactcgcaccaagcctaggtgcgcgtcgccagcccggcccggcctgttcctgctccacgcaccaagcctacggtgcgcgtcgccagcccggcccggcctgttcctgctccacgcaccaagcctacggtgcgcgtcgccagcccggcccggcctgttcctgccactcgcaccaagcctacggtgcgcgtcgccagcccggcccggcctgttcctgccactcgcaccaagcctatggtgcgcgtcgccagcccggcccggcctgttcctgccactcgcaccaagcctacggtgcgcgtcgccagcccggcccggcctgttcctgccactcgcaccaagccaggggtgcgagtcgtcagcccggtaaggcccgttcctaggacttcacgagtcgttatcgtttgttgttttgttattatcactaaagataataaaatatgtttactcatcacgctgcgccttggtctactccgtctaacgatcgtgacacaaatgCCCTTACTTTTTGCAAATCGAATCAGTTTTCCAAACATCATCATATTTATTTTTTCTGGTTGAAAATTATGTgggaacaacgttgattcaaccagtttttgcccagtgggcagGCTCAATCAACCAATGACGTCATTGGTTGCACTCTCCTGGTGcaaaaaataccaaaataccgcTATAGTGCATAATTATTATCACTCAgaattgtgtttttgtttattttaattttatttaacctttattttaacagggaagtcatattgagacctaggtctcttacACATGTGCCCTGTATATACAATATAAATATTCACACATTTTAGCCaaactcgctctctctctctctatatatattaaaatacaaaaacacagtcatgggaagcacaaataaaacatcacaaacccagaaaaacagttacattcctccacaaataagtccccaatcaattaaattgccatacggcaccagaacatcaagatgaaatgtaTTTAACATTTTATTCCAGCAAtacggtgcattaaaactaaaagcagatgtacctagctcggtggagaccctaggaacctcaagagttaaccaatccttTGAACGGGTTAAgcaactcaggtgtctatacttcaacagcaaagttagataagacaGAAGTTGatgaagtagggccttgtaaacaaaaagggagtaatgtagagatctacaGGTCGTTAGCGATGTCCAGcaaaccttttgatacaggacgcagtgatgagtatcaaaactgtcacctgtaacaaaacgaagggcactatggtagatggcatccaaaggtttaagagtagtagcagctgcactttgataaataatattACCATAACCAAGAACAGATAAAatggttgactgaataatctgcttcctactgtTTAGAGAAAGGCACGATTtgtttctgtagaaaaagccaactttaaatcttagcttcttaaccagctcatctaGTTTTGAAACAGGCAAATCAACAgtcggggcaatagcatacataatagtatcatccgcatatagattgaccaatggtgtttatataaaTGGGGAAGTGAACAGGTACCAAAATCGACCCCTGTGGTACACCTTTATGTActtcaagaaattcagacttaaccccatcaatcactatggcctgagttctgtcactaagaaAATCATGAAACCATGAACTGGTTTCAGAGCTCAGGCcttattcaataaaatagcatgatcaacagtatcaaaagcttttgacaggtccatAAACAAAGCAGCACATTACAGGTTAGTGTCTAgagcattgacaagatcattaacaactaaagtAGTTGCTGTATTAGTgctatgcccaggcctaaaccctgattggtttacattcaaaatacatttctcagataAAAAAAGAACAAAGTTGTACATTGAAGAATGTTAGCTAGACAAGGAAGCTTTGAAATGGGGCGATCATTATTAAGATCACTACTactatgtagggagactggaaaaaCACCCCAAATGAATGTCTAGcggtgaagtttccctttaagACCGCTGCATTGCGTCTCATCTTATGTATCTGAAGTGGGCTTTAGACATTAAGACATTTTAGTAAGGCATTTTAGTAAGGCATTTTAGTTGCATGAAATGACGACAAACACCAAAACATATATCAAATGAATGTTTATTGAGAGGATAGCAATTCCACACAAACAAATTCCATTACCAATAATTCATAACTCCAAATTATTCCAGGTTTTTGTATCAACCTCAAAATCCTTCAAAACAAGTAGCAAAATTCATGGTGAAAGAGAAAAACAAAAAAAGGGTAACAACAGTAAAATAGGTGCTCTTAAATGTGAGCGTCAACAATGGTGGTGGGGTGGTTGAAAAGTGGGAGGTGGGGAGGtaggggggtggtgggggagggACGTCTTAGACGTAGGCTTTGGCGGAGTCCGGATCAGACTTGGCGGCAGGTGCGTAGATTGTCTTAGGCTGACTTGTTGCGTAGTACCCTCTGGATAACATCAAAGACAGAACAGAAGGTCAGAGAGGGACAGGCAAACTAAACAACAGGTGAAAAAGCAAAAGGTGGCAGGCACAAAATGTAAatgagacaaaacaacaaatggaataaacaacattcaaagtgtttctcaactccagtcctcatGTACCCCACATTTGAGTTGAATGAGGTATGCTTGAGTGGGGCTAGAACATTTTTTTGTAACATGGGGCGTAATCAAGGAGTGGAGTTTAAGAACACTGAACAACAGGGTATGTGAAGGTACTGATGAGAGGCGAAGGAAGTTGAATAAAAGACGTACGCTTTAGGCTTTTCACTTTTTGCCCTTTTGCAGGCACAGCAGAGAAGAGATCCTCCCAGCATGGACAGACAGGCTGCGCCCCAGCCCAGGAAGAGACCAGTGCCCAACTCAAACCTACACACAACAAAAATCCGTAAGGAACAAAACAACGACCTCATTTTATGGGTGCATTTATACAGTATGAAGCCATGTATTATTATGTGCATCAAAGGGTTTGGCAAACATTCTATGTGTGTGAATTGAAGTTTGGGTTTGTAATGATGAATACATTTCTGTGGTTGCTGAAAAAGTTGCTTCGCTTGGACTTTCTACTTACTTCACCCCACCAAAGTATGGGTTGTTGAAGTCCTGCACAACTCGGCTGGCGTACCAAGAACAGCAGATCATCTCGCAGAGACCTGCAGAAGAGAAATACACTTTATATGAGGGAGATGAAAAGCAGACGAGATGTGAggttagggaaggaaaggaaagaaagaatAAGGTAGACAGAAAAAGGAAAATGGAAGAGAGAACAGGGAACGCTAAGGAATCTGTTAACGAAACAGAATGAAGAAACAAGAGGTAAAGGTGTAAAGGGGGTGGGGAAGGAAAAAAAGGGTATGATAGCAAGATGAGAGAGAAGTGAACCACGGTGAACAAAGTAAAGACGTGAAAAGGGAACTCAATGACAAAACAAGAAAGATATATACTCTGACGCTATCACCATGAAAGGCTACCGTATATCAGAACAGTTAGGGATATAGAATTCTGTTAACTTTTCCAAACTTAATGGGTTTTTCAGAAAAACAGGAACCTTGGGAAAGTTTCTGAAACTTTGCAACCATAGGTAGTCAATCTGAACTCACCAGCAAGGACGAAGATGCCTCCACCAGTGACAGCAATCTTGGCCTTTGCCTGCTCCGTGGCATTGCCAATCTTAATGCACTTTAGCCCCAGCAGAGACACAATCATAGACACCAACCCTAAGAGCAGAGCGACGATCATCAGGGCACGGCTCGCCTGTACATGGCCTgaggggaggggaaggaagggaagagagagatgaggggaagaGTTGCATATTAAAACACAGCTACACATCAGCTACACAACATCAAGTTGGAGAGAAActgtatacatatacacacacaattaCTGGTTTGTTGGTGGACTAGACTAAGACAAGGAGTACTATCAAATATCCAAAGAAATAGACACAATGCAGAGAACATGTCCTTTATAAATGTCAAGGAACTGTATTCTGAACATGAAAAAATAGCATACTTATGCTAAAGGTGAAACTTAACCAAACATCCCAAGATATGTCCATAGTGGTATTgtaataaaatgtaaaaaatcccAGACCATCAAATTTCTAACCTGAATTTAATCTCACCGATTTTCAGCAGTTACTCATAAGGTTGTTATTAGGTCGTTGATATTTTTGCAATTCaacaatatactgtatacatctaCAAATCACCCTTTAGATTGCAGATAACTGCTATCAAAGCCAAAGACCTAATAACCCAGATGAATGTATGCCTATATTTAGAACTGCTAGTTTAACACTGGCCAAGGTGTGGTAGCTTCCCTCCATTTCCTTGTCATAGGAACACAAAATGGCCGCCCACCATTATGACACACATCACTGCCCTTTGGGAGGAGAGAAAGATACAAGAAAAATAGAGATTCAATTCTAGAAGAGAGTTCAAACgtggcctagcggttagagcgttgggctatTAATTGAaaagtcgctggtttgaatacccgagccgacaaggtggaaaatctgtcgatgtgcctttgagTAAGGCAGTTAACCATAATTTGTTCCAGGGGTACTGTACTACTATGACTGCACCTTATCTGAAACTTTCATGAAGCGTTAACATTATTTTAAAAAGTTGTAATAAGTAAGAACCCCTACATTTGAAGTTACATTTAGGCAGGAAAGCAGTGGGTCCGAATTGCACCCAAAGGATGTTCATATTAGCCTTTTTCATGAAACCTCACAGAAAATAATGCAAAGATATATTTATCTTCTTGCGATGGTAGAAAGTAATTGGACATCATTATTATTCATAGTTACATTATCTTCATTTAACCATATCAGATATAGGTGCAGGTGTGCCCTGACCTTTCCCCACCAACGATGCCAGTCACTCTAAGACTGGCAATCCTGGGTCTTGTTCAGTAAAGCACACCaaaagaaaaacatttaaaaaccttTTGCAATAGAAAACGAGAATTAGACCAATTCAGGTTGTACTGCCCCATTACACTCCGTTTCAAAGTGTTTTCTCCCTGGTTGGAGTGTCTGAGTTGGTGGTGACGGTTAGAACAGTTAGACTACTGGTTCTTACCGGGCAGGCCGAGCAGGGACTCGAAGTCGCGGCACTCAGCGATTCCAGAGCTGTCTTCAGCACAGGCGTGCCACAGGTTCTCATACTGTCTGTGGGAGATGATGACGCTGCCAGAGACGGAGGACACCTTCCAGTAGTCGTTGGCGAGAGCCGCACCAGTGATCAGCCAGCTGGCGATACACATGAAGAATCCGGTTGCCTCCACAGCGGTCGACATGGTTGAAACCTTTCACAACCACACGAGATGGAATGGATTCCCAAAATACACAGAAAATACAGAACTACAGGGCCAAATAGGTAAAACCTAAAAATGTAATGACGCTaaaaactacactacactacagacaggGTATGGCCTaaaaacaaccccaaaaacaACCTTTGAAAATCTACCAAAGTATGCACAGAGGACTGAAGGTATAGATGTGTGGGGTGGATGTTAGCTATTGTCCCTATCTGTCCGTTGTGCTTCCTATATCTCAGGTCCCTGGCTCTGACATGAGGACTTTACTCCCTACCAGGGGCCATAAAGTTAGCGGAGCCGCACCCATATGGGCCCTCTCTACCAACTCCCCCACTTCTCTCCAACCCTACTGATTATGATGACGGTGACAAGGATGGAAGACCTTAGTGGCCACACCCAAACCAGGCCCTCGATACTCTCACCTCCTGCTCTGCTCCATTCTCCTAAGGTTGTGTtgacaatgatgatgatgacgatgatgatgaaggGAATAGTCACTTCCTCTGTTGTGGTGACAGAATTACATCATGCTGTCTGTTTCTTGTCGTAAAGGGAAGACATATCTGGCACCTCCTCGTCATCTTTTGGTTGTCTAATTGAACCCTCAAATCAAAACTTTGGTGCCGTCACAATAAGTCTTGAAGTCTAAATACATGCTTAGTAAATTATTTTTATCAATTATTGGACCTAGACATAAATACAACAGCATCGGTTGTCAAAATCTATGACATCTTTTGATATTACAGGCTTTGACTTCATTTGACATTAATAACTGACCCATTTGATACATTTATATGTTCTCCTGCTAGAAGATGGCATTCAAAATGGGTCACTGAACAAACTGTCATAGATTAAAACACTACTGAAATATCCTTGATAATGATTGCCATGAAACTAAGATAATGATTTTATGACCATATGAATTCCCCTCCTGTCGCTAAGCCACAAAAATGCTATGCGAAACAACTACTCattgttgtgtgtgtgcttgtgattCCAAATGTGGGTGACCATACATAATGAATTCATCAATACTACTACACAGATGAAAAAGAGTTTGGTGACCAATGAAATATATTGCTGCACTGTAGTACATTGTGCTGATAGTTAATACTTGTATGGTTAAACTGTAACATAGTCAATCCATCTTCAACCGCTCCTGCTCTGATTGCTTTCAATGTCAGCTATCAATATCAGTTTGCCCTCTCTTATATCGCAAAGAAATTGTTGGGCATGATCGAATAATTTTTATTGTGCCTGCTTAATGGTGTCATTCTACATCAACAGGTGTTATTATCATTTCACCTTCCACTTTCATGTTTAGTATTAAAGACGTTGCTCTTTTTAAACATTGGGTGTGCCTACTGTGGTTTCAGGTTGCAAAACTGCTTACGCCTACATCAAGTTCACAACATAGGTTTTCACAACATAGGCTCAGAACGAGCACGATGGATCAAATATTTGATACCAcatacaatattttttatttaaaaaatcgtTGAACCCTTCAAACGAAGAACCATATATCTCTGTTTTGGTGACATGGAATATTTCTAGTTGTATAGTCAATATGAATCATCCATAGTCTTGAAATTCAGACTATAAATAGACAAaatgtacagtacaatacatGTCCATGTCAGTTGAGAACACTGGACATTACAGGGAACTTATAATGAGATACCAAATCAGTAATCAGCTGAAAATGAAAAATGCACATATATGGTTCTTCGGTTGAAGGGTTCCGTTTTTGGAGTGTGTCTCATCTTTGTAGACTAGCACCCTATCTAAATAATTGAGGAACGTTTTTTTTTGCTTTTTGGGTGTGGCACCAAAGCATTTTAAGTTGTTCGACACGTCTCCATAAATGCCCTTTCAGTGGTTCTGGGGAAACTCAGTATTGCTCTTGCACAGAAAAACAGGAAGTTACAAGATCATGTACTCTAAATAGGAAGTTGGATTAATCACCTGAGCAATAAACATGATTATGTTCAGTCTCAGTTAAATAATTTGACTGACTGAATACATTTGGTCCAACCTAGAGCTATTCAACATccttgaggctgtaattgttTCAGAAGAGACGATTTCTCTCGAGAACAACTTTTGAAGAAACGCAGCTATAAAAATTTATGTTGGACAATTTAAATTAGAACCATAGGGTGGTGGGGTTTAGAGTGTTCGCTTGGGTTTGGATATACactgcctagtgaaagtctacacacctctTGCACTGTCTTCACATTTTACTGTCTTAAAAATAAATCAAAAAAGGgattacatttgatttatttttctacagatctacacaacATACTCCCCATTTTCAACgtaaaataataatgatatacatttttacaaaaaaaaaaaaaaaaactgaaaattgatacttggtggaagcacctttgaataattttgaataagattctaccaactttgcacaactcttagggcaattcatatccattgtttttgtcaaaattgctcaatttagttgggaatcattgatggacggcaatattcaaaccttgtctctgattttcagtggTGCattggtgcctggagaagtgggtatactcataTTAATTTTGTAAAACATTTCCCATATGGCCCGCCCTGTGTGAAACATTCAATGTTTTCCTATAGTTTTTTCAGGTACTGTATTCACTCTCAGAATCACACTTTTTTAGAGAAAAACGACAAAAATGTGATGTTccaagtccacaacaatgcttaaaccacaaaAGTAGAccatttttgaggtctgggaaaaataaatacataaattagGGCGGAGGGTGTAGTTGCCATTTAATTCAATTGTGCACCTAGCAAAATATATTTTGGCTAGCATTGTTTCTGTACTgtacaatgtaggcctacagtgtaGGTTACATGTGATGGCAGAGTTTACAAAACAAATGCCCTCCCGATTGATACAaaacatcatgatatcattctgccaggtaggcctacTTTGCAGTCAACATTGAATTGGGAAGGTTTTTGGGGAAAGCCTTTAGACATGTTCATTCAAACAATGCATGATGACTGAATTGCGCATAGGAAAGATTcaactttttcaatacctggtttgcataaccattgttgccttagttagcatttactgctAGATATCGTAAGTTGCAATATCTTACCTACCCTACTGGCAACCGATGTTGTTCAATTCTGTGAGTTGCTCCATGCTACAACCAGCGCTCTTGCTGCCTGATATTCTGCTGAAACTAGCTATGTGTGCGGCGCACATGTAAACATATTTCACGTGCTTTTCACGTgctttactttgtgcatgatttctctattgtactacataatcGATACGGCATATACGGTAGCTAACTAGTAACTCCTCCAGTATATGTTGACATCATTTCACAGGATTTGTTTGGGGATGTAAGCTGTAGAGATCGGTAAGACATGGCACTTCTGTTAACCAAATATCTTATTAATCAAAAAAAAAATTTGTTGCATTAAATTACCTGGTATGTTGATCAGTTATACAATTTAAAGCCATTATTTTTTAGTTTTAGCCCAAAGTTTACCTTTAAAGTaattgtccagtgtttccagatttctatgaaatatgacctataattaattacaatatgagtgaaatagttttccttcacaaAAATTgttattaagtatgttaaaaggcagcgtttctgtgttggaatggtgtgggcacTGGCGCAAGGAAGGGGGGTCCACGAGCTCTGAGTGCCCATGCGCCTGTcattgattttttaaaatgtaataaatcatcTTGACAGTAACCCTGCAAAAAGTAATTCATTCATAAACCTTTTTAATTTCCATATGTACTAGGAAGCtaagtgtttgtttcttgggcTTCAGGAATGTGACTGAAAAAGTGTCCCAGGTTTTGAAAAAGAACACATTTAACAGATTGAAAGTATAAGAGGGATATCGGCTAACAAATGCCGTGGTCAAGGCCACGACGACACCAGTGTGGAGAGTGGAGCTACTCAGGTGTTCAAAAGCTCATATCAGACCGAGAGCCTAATGTTTCTTATGTCATTCTTTGtgagttttagtttagaaaacgATCTCTCCTTAGAAGCGACAGTTACAGGGATGgtaaaaacagcttgattgccatagcaacatcagggaaactgGGCAGAAGGGAGGAGTGCTTTAAATACAGCAGTTCTGTAACATCTTTAATTGAGCCTCTCATTCTCCTTAATTGCTGGCCTCAACACGTTACAGAAAGAGATTAACTGTATAGGAAGCTCTGGGGACAGGtcgtctggatactggacagcGAGTAAATTGGCAGATGCAAACAGATTATCATATTTATTGGACAACAGTTCTTGAAGGCCTGAACAAAAAAAGCAGTTTGCGATTTTCGTTCATACTGGTGAACCGGCGTTTGAGTTGTGTGGTTGCAATATCAACAGTCCCTTATCTCTGGTATATCTTGGCATGCATCATTCAAGACTAAATTAAAATTGTGTGCAGCACAATGGACATATAATGCACAATGTCTTAGGAAAGACTGTCTGGGTTGGCAATACTCAGTATAGAAAACAGTCGGGCCCGCAACCTGAACCTACAGGCCGTGGTGAAaaaatttgcacacaaaaaaggaGGACTTCAGGAGACCAGGGGAGTAATTTAATTTACTTTGAATAATGCTGCCCATTTGTGTAGGGTATTAGCCAGACAAAACCTGCTGAGTTCAACAATAAATAGTGGCAGAATTTTCCTCAAGCCGACTACTTTTTTCCTTATTGTTACGCTATTTTATGTGTAATTTTTATTAAAAGTATATAAATAGCCCCTAAATCGTAGCTAGACAGTATATAGCTATAGATAGTACACTGCATAATGAAAATCCCTAATAAGCTAGTGTTTTGAGGGTGGGACTGAcagtattatttggcattaatagacgGGTTTTATGCACAACaactttctatccaagctgggatattttttaaacggtctgtttgagatTCAAGTTTGAGAtggggtttttgaagtgttttttctccaattaatgctttggccacaaatacgagtataggatgagtcaacaacattatttgggtatgagttaacagactattaacttttaaaagtgagatttttacTGGACAGTtcatttaaaactgcaacattttctctcagcctcatggcaaaatgtgaagaGTAGCATGAGATGAGCGATAAAACAGCAAATTCTTCTCTCTGCCCTATGGACTGGACAACTCAGGAACACTAAACAactcttggaaagccattctcaTGTCTTTTTGCATTACAATTTGTGTAATTGTCCCGCTGAAAAATGTAACTCCTAGGGTTAGGTTTTCCGAAGACTGCGGCAGGTTTTCCTAtaactttttacctgggctttcCTCCTTTCATAATTCTTTACAacctgacaaactccccagtccctgctggTGACAAgtatatccataacatgatgctgccaccacaatgcttgaaaatacagagggtttcactctgtgttgtgttgtattggatttgacccaaacttGTAGTGGAGTTCTACAatctgaggatctgaggacccatgccaaatctttttagtctcctgagggggaataggctttgtcgtgccctcttcacgactgtcttggtgtgtttggaccatgatagttcgttggtgatgtggacaccaaggaacttgaagctctcaacctgttccactacagccccgtcgatgagaatgggggcgtgctcagtcctcttttttttcctgtagtccacaatcat from Coregonus clupeaformis isolate EN_2021a chromosome 21, ASM2061545v1, whole genome shotgun sequence encodes the following:
- the cldn15la gene encoding claudin 15-like a; translated protein: MSTAVEATGFFMCIASWLITGAALANDYWKVSSVSGSVIISHRQYENLWHACAEDSSGIAECRDFESLLGLPGHVQASRALMIVALLLGLVSMIVSLLGLKCIKIGNATEQAKAKIAVTGGGIFVLAGLCEMICCSWYASRVVQDFNNPYFGGVKFELGTGLFLGWGAACLSMLGGSLLCCACKRAKSEKPKAGYYATSQPKTIYAPAAKSDPDSAKAYV